In the Numida meleagris isolate 19003 breed g44 Domestic line chromosome 5, NumMel1.0, whole genome shotgun sequence genome, one interval contains:
- the SHTN1 gene encoding shootin-1 isoform X2: protein MVIEEVNCIQNHLEIEKTCRESAEALASKLNKENKTLKRISMLYMAKLGPEIITEEINIDEEDPSTDTEASSGSCNSVHCQQQIKELRDQIISVHEEKKTLAIELENLRCKLVEVIEEVNKVKEEKAALTTEVNKQQKLLEKCNRVSVLAVEEYEELHVNFELEKNLRKKAESFAQEMFIEQNKMKRQSQLLLQNSAPDQQLLKALDDNAKLTHTLEEERLQHQQKVKELEEQLENQALHKEISRLKQQLELLEEDKKELELKCQNSEEKARDLKHTVDELQKRIHQTENPAPPPPPPPPPPLPPPPPPNPIRSLMSMIRKRSHSNTNVSKKEKPPQQESGEEVTDLKRQAVEEMMDRIKKGVHLRPVNQSSRPKTKPEAPKPSESAMKELKGILETLNKSTSSRSLKSLETDSGETELERVLRRRKVTTDQDSGNPTGILATSESKSLPVLGSEASGAQTALKKKDLEAEFSSKVPDSGPASSQLKGVTGSKAMLQSPSHMEFSRKASSSEKETESVVVLDPVSTGGDQMTANTLHQNKTKEEIREPPHKESNVEKIRETDSSSC, encoded by the exons CTGAACAAAGAGAATAAGACCTTGAAACGAATCAGTATGCTTTATATGGCAAAACTGGGCCCAGAAATTATCACTGAGGAGATTAACATCGATGAGGAAGATCCATCCACAGATACAGAAGCTAGCTCTGGATCATGCAATTCTGTGCATTGTCAACAGCAAATAAAAG AGCTGCGAGATCAAATCATATCTGTTCATGAGGAAAAGAAGACCTTAGCCATTGAACTGGAAAACCTGAGGTGCAAACTTGTAGAAGTAATTGAAGAA GTGAataaagtgaaagaagaaaaggctgctTTGACAACAGAAGTTAATAAGCAGcaaaaactgctggaaaaatgtAACAGAG TGTCCGTGCTAGCAGTAGAGGAGTATGAAGAGCTTCATGTAAACTTTGAACTGGAAAAGAACCTACGGAAGAAGGCAGAATCGTTTGCCCAAGAG ATGTTTATTGaacaaaacaagatgaaaagGCAGAGtcagctgcttctgcaaaatTCTGCTCCTGATCAGCAGCTTTTGAAGGCTTTGGATGACAATGCGAAGCTAACCCATACGTTAGAAGAAGAGAGGCTTCAACACCAACAAAAG GTCAAAGAATTGGAAGAGCAGCTAGAAAACCAAGCACTGCATAAGGAGATAAGTCGTCTTAAACAGCAGCTAGAACTCTtagaagaagacaaaaaggaacTAGAGCTTAAGTGTCAgaactctgaagaaaaagcaagagacCTAAAGCATACAG TTGATGAACTTCAAAAACGAATACACCAGACTGAAAATCCCGCACCTCCTCCTCCGCCACCACCGCCGCCGCCTCTtcctcctccgcctcctcctAACCCTATACG GTCTCTCATGTCAATGATTCGCAAGAGGTCTCACTCCAACACCAATGTGAGCAAGAAGGAGAAACCTCCTCAGCAGGAGTCAG GTGAAGAAGTTACGGATCTGAAGAGACAAGCTGTTGAAGAGATGATGGACAGAATTAAGAAGGGAGTTCATCTGAGACCAGTCAACCAGTCGAGCAGACCTAAAACAAAG CCAGAAGCACCAAAGCCCTCTGAAAGTGcaatgaaagaattaaaaggGATTCTG GAAACACTGAACAAATCCACTAGTTCCCGAAGCTTGAAGTCCCTCGAAACAGACAGTGGTGAAACAGAGCTCGAACGAGTTCTGCGGCGTCGGAAAGTGACTACTGACCAGGACAGTGGCA ATCCCACTGGAATCTTGGCCACGTCGGAATCAAAATCTCTGCCTGTGTTAGGTTCAGAAGCCAGTGGTGCACAAACAGCATTGAAGAAGAAAGATTTGGAGGCAGAATTCAGTTCCAAAGTACCCGATTCAGGTCCCGCTTCCAGCCAGCTGAAAGGTGTCACAGGTTCCAAAGCTATGTTACA ATCACCTAGCCATATGgaattttcaagaaaagcttCTAGTAgtgaaaaagagacagaatcCGTTGTAGTGTTAGATCCCGTGTCCACCGGTGGAGATCAGATGACTGCAAACACGCTGcatcagaacaaaacaaaagaagaaatacgCGAGCCGCCGCATAAGGAAAGTAACGTTGAGAAAATAAGAGAGACAGACAGTTCTAGCTGTTAA